From the Candidatus Angelobacter sp. genome, the window CGGCGACTTGTTGGGCGTGGGTTTCGTAAATGTTCTGCGGCAGCCGCTCGACGGCCTGCGCAAGCGGGTCAGCCAGGCTGCGTCCGTCCGATTCGATCGTCGGTTCGTTGTCCCGATACAGCCGCCCGGTCAACCGCATCCGGCCCAGCATCATTTCCGGTCGGGCTGCAAAGTATTCATTCAGCGTGAAGGGTTCGCCAATGTCATTCGTGTAGGCCGCCGTCTCCTTCCACGCCACACCCGTGGGCGCTTCACCGGGGCGGAGCTTCCGAAGCATGATGATGTCGGTCGTGACTTCCGTGCCGGCGTTCTTTTTGAAGGCGTCGTTCGGCAGACGAATCGCGCCAAGCAATTCGGTGCGAGTGGACAGCAACTCGCGCAGCGTCGAGTCCAGCTTATCCATCGTTCCGTGCGATGTGATGAACATCAGAAGCCCGCCCGGACGCACCCTTTCCAGCGAGGCGGCGAAGAAATAATCGTGGATGGGAAACTTGTAGTTGTTCCAGCGGGGGTCGTGAACGGTGTAGTCGCCAAACGGGACATTGGAAATGGCGAGGTCGTAAAAACCGTCGGCGAGTTTTGTTTGCTCAAAAGGTTGCCCGCGAATGTCGGTATCGGGATAAAGCGCCTTGGCGATGCGCGCGGTCAACGGATCAATCTCGATGCCGGTGACAGTCGAGCGGCGCAGCATGTCTTCGGGCATGAGGCCAACGAAGTGGCCGATGCCGCAGGCGGGTTCGAGCACACGGCCGCCTTTGAAACCGAACCGCCCGGCGGCGCGATACATCGCGCCGATGACGGTCGGCGCGGTGTAATGAGCATTGAGGGTGGTGGCACGGGCGGAACGATGTTCCTCATCGGAGAGGATTTCAGAAAGCTGGATTTGCTCCTTGCGCCAATCCCTGCTGTCCACGTCGAACACCTGGGGCATTGCACCCCAGCCGACGTATCTGACGAGCGCCGCCTTTTCCTCCTCCGTCGCGGGACGTTCCTCGGCGTCGAGCGTCCGGAGCGTTTTGATTGCCTTGAGATTTTGCTGAAACTTCTGCTTTGGTCCGCCTTCGCCGAGCCGGTCGGCTTCCGTGATGCGATAGCTATTGAGATTCTTCGGAGGTTCTTCCTGATGCCGTTTGGCTATTCTTCGGGTGGGAGCAGGATGTATTTCTCCCTCACCATCTCCCAAGCCTGTTCGTGGGCTTGTTGCGCCGTTAATCCCTGTGTCACCAATTGCGTGCGAAGCGTGGCCATTTCGTCCTTCGTCTTTTCCTCCGCTTCCAGAAGCATCTGCTGAAGCCGGCCCTCCCGCTCCAGTTCGCGAACCATCTTCGGGCAGTGTTCCCGCCAATGTTTCTCGGCCATCCGTCCGTACTGGGTCAGTGGTGTCATGTGTCGGCCTTCGCG encodes:
- a CDS encoding TnpV protein — protein: MTPLTQYGRMAEKHWREHCPKMVRELEREGRLQQMLLEAEEKTKDEMATLRTQLVTQGLTAQQAHEQAWEMVREKYILLPPEE